Proteins encoded together in one Ferroglobus placidus DSM 10642 window:
- a CDS encoding UbiA family prenyltransferase yields the protein MEAVKASMFVVVSAFFRVLFAQKIAGMFDLELSLAFSLVVLSIYTLDRSFDYISKQGLIAALIFVSAAIALSNNPAVPLLALFIGFMYSKGIKGVRLKGGYGIKNIVTALTWGTVIAFYSKIGSFIIAFFAVKSFIITILNDFRDVEDDLKNGIITIPAILGERAVYFLLFVHFTFHGLIFSFLPLTPYLFSLTSGLFCIWKIKPKIAQAEFIIQPFLIELSSA from the coding sequence ATGGAAGCTGTGAAGGCTTCCATGTTCGTTGTAGTCTCAGCATTCTTCAGAGTTCTGTTTGCTCAGAAAATAGCTGGCATGTTTGATCTGGAGCTGTCATTGGCTTTTTCGCTTGTCGTACTTTCAATTTACACCCTCGACAGAAGTTTCGATTACATCTCAAAGCAAGGATTGATTGCAGCCCTAATTTTCGTATCGGCAGCGATTGCACTTTCTAACAATCCAGCCGTCCCCTTGCTCGCTTTATTCATCGGTTTCATGTACTCAAAGGGCATAAAAGGTGTCAGACTGAAAGGAGGATACGGTATAAAGAACATTGTCACTGCCTTAACGTGGGGAACTGTTATAGCATTTTATTCCAAGATTGGAAGCTTTATTATCGCCTTCTTCGCAGTTAAGAGCTTCATAATAACGATTTTAAATGATTTCAGGGACGTGGAAGACGATTTGAAAAATGGTATCATAACAATTCCTGCAATTTTAGGAGAAAGAGCGGTTTATTTCCTGCTGTTTGTACACTTCACTTTTCATGGGCTGATCTTTTCGTTTCTACCACTCACACCGTATCTGTTCAGCCTGACATCTGGACTCTTTTGCATATGGAAAATCAAGCCTAAAATCGCTCAGGCAGAATTCATAATTCAACCTTTCTTGATTGAGTTAAGTAGTGCCTGA
- the meaB gene encoding methylmalonyl Co-A mutase-associated GTPase MeaB: MNVEEIVEGILNKNRRALARAITYVENEYPEGKEILKRVYHRTGKAHVVGITGFPGVGKSTTVSKLTQEFRRRGKTVGIVAVDPGSPFTGGALLGDRLRLDGLDVNNPLWLDEGVFFRSMSSRGRAGGIAAKTGDVVRLMDAFGFDVIFVETVGAGQSEVDIIEVADTSIVILMPEMGDDIQINKAGILEIGDIYVVNKADLGGAEKTVKWLKSMIMMDQEALEILSKTTHADEHAVESGEIFERLKRTKDWIPPVLTTVAEKGEGIKELADAIEQHFEYLKKSGKLEERRIRRLSREVFDLIMDEIKNLLSKNDVINYREVIQKVVRGELDPHTAAEMVVEKLIRL; this comes from the coding sequence ATGAACGTTGAGGAGATTGTTGAGGGGATACTGAACAAGAACAGAAGGGCTTTAGCGAGAGCAATAACGTACGTTGAAAACGAATATCCAGAGGGGAAAGAGATTTTAAAAAGGGTTTATCACCGCACCGGAAAAGCTCACGTCGTTGGGATTACTGGCTTTCCCGGAGTAGGTAAATCTACAACTGTGAGTAAGCTGACGCAGGAGTTCAGAAGGAGGGGTAAAACCGTAGGGATTGTAGCTGTTGATCCCGGCTCCCCTTTTACCGGAGGTGCTTTGCTCGGAGATAGATTAAGGCTCGATGGCTTGGATGTGAACAATCCTCTTTGGCTTGACGAAGGCGTTTTCTTCAGAAGCATGAGCTCTCGCGGGAGAGCTGGTGGAATTGCCGCTAAAACGGGAGACGTGGTAAGGCTGATGGACGCTTTTGGCTTTGATGTAATCTTCGTCGAAACTGTCGGAGCGGGACAGAGCGAAGTGGACATAATAGAGGTGGCTGACACGAGCATAGTCATTTTAATGCCGGAGATGGGAGACGACATTCAGATAAACAAAGCCGGGATTCTTGAAATCGGAGACATCTACGTGGTGAACAAAGCGGATTTGGGAGGAGCCGAAAAAACTGTGAAGTGGCTCAAATCGATGATCATGATGGATCAGGAAGCTCTGGAGATTTTGTCGAAAACTACTCATGCTGATGAACATGCTGTTGAAAGCGGAGAAATTTTTGAGAGGTTGAAGAGAACGAAAGATTGGATACCTCCGGTTTTGACTACCGTCGCCGAGAAAGGAGAAGGAATTAAGGAGCTTGCCGATGCGATAGAGCAGCATTTCGAGTATCTTAAGAAGAGCGGAAAATTAGAGGAGAGGAGAATAAGGAGGCTTAGCAGGGAAGTCTTCGATCTGATAATGGACGAGATAAAGAATTTGCTCTCCAAGAACGATGTGATCAACTACAGGGAGGTAATCCAAAAAGTTGTTAGAGGAGAGCTCGATCCTCACACTGCTGCTGAGATGGTCGTCGAGAAGTTGATTAGGCTATGA
- the cobB gene encoding NAD-dependent protein deacetylase, which produces MESFDEIEKAAKIIAKAKHGVVFTGAGVSAESGIPTFRGNDGLWRRWDPDEVASIYGFRRNPRKFWEFSRELIVKVKAQPNPAHYAIAELEKMGLVKAVITQNIDMLHQRAGSKRVLELHGSMQYVDCLDCGKTYKWEEIERFLEKGEIDKIRCECGSIYLKPRVVFFGEPLPSNVLSEAMEESRRADVFIVVGSSLVVYPAAYLPVIAKEHGAKLIIVNLEPTMKDHIFDVVIRGKAGEVMPEIVKRVKTLI; this is translated from the coding sequence ATGGAGAGCTTCGACGAAATCGAAAAGGCTGCAAAGATAATCGCAAAAGCAAAACATGGCGTTGTTTTTACCGGAGCCGGAGTTTCAGCTGAAAGCGGTATACCGACTTTCAGAGGAAATGACGGATTGTGGAGGAGATGGGATCCAGACGAGGTTGCTTCAATTTACGGATTCAGGAGAAATCCGAGGAAGTTCTGGGAATTTTCGAGAGAGCTGATAGTCAAGGTTAAAGCTCAGCCCAATCCCGCTCATTATGCGATAGCCGAGCTCGAAAAGATGGGGCTCGTTAAGGCTGTCATAACTCAGAACATCGACATGCTTCATCAAAGAGCGGGAAGCAAAAGAGTTCTCGAGTTGCACGGCTCAATGCAGTACGTGGACTGTTTGGACTGCGGAAAAACCTACAAGTGGGAAGAGATAGAGAGATTTCTCGAAAAAGGGGAGATCGACAAAATCAGATGCGAGTGCGGCTCTATCTACTTAAAACCGAGGGTCGTATTTTTCGGAGAACCTCTTCCCTCGAACGTTTTAAGCGAGGCAATGGAGGAAAGCAGAAGGGCTGACGTGTTCATAGTCGTCGGATCTTCGCTTGTAGTATATCCTGCCGCGTATCTGCCAGTAATAGCCAAGGAGCACGGAGCTAAGCTGATAATAGTAAATCTGGAGCCTACGATGAAAGACCACATCTTTGACGTGGTCATAAGGGGAAAAGCCGGAGAAGTAATGCCAGAAATCGTAAAGAGAGTAAAGACTCTAATTTAG
- a CDS encoding nitrilase-related carbon-nitrogen hydrolase, whose product MIVAVAQQRIVEDVEVNKMKALSLVKRAIQHEAKIVVLPEASNTGLFPENFGKVRSLEEELDLILKLSERKDILVIAGVVERSEGNLFNSVALIYRGEVIGKYSKILLFPLNEERKYLTAGKELKVFETDFGKIGVLVCYEVRFPEMARKLMKMGAEILAVPAEFPAERIEHWRTLLRARAIENQFYVLGANCVSPDGFYGGNSMIVDPMGNVVNEAGNLQEIIIGEVNLEYVRRVREEYPFLKDLDSIP is encoded by the coding sequence ATGATAGTCGCCGTTGCCCAGCAGAGAATTGTGGAGGATGTTGAAGTTAACAAGATGAAAGCTCTGAGTTTGGTGAAGAGAGCTATTCAGCACGAAGCGAAGATAGTTGTTTTGCCCGAAGCCTCAAATACCGGCTTGTTCCCGGAGAATTTCGGAAAAGTTAGAAGCTTGGAAGAAGAGCTCGACTTAATTCTCAAACTCTCTGAAAGGAAGGACATACTCGTAATCGCTGGAGTCGTAGAGAGAAGCGAAGGAAATCTGTTCAATTCCGTCGCTTTAATTTACAGGGGGGAAGTCATAGGAAAGTACAGCAAAATTTTGCTTTTCCCTTTGAACGAGGAGAGAAAGTACCTTACGGCTGGAAAGGAGCTGAAAGTCTTTGAAACTGACTTCGGCAAAATCGGAGTTTTAGTTTGCTACGAGGTAAGATTTCCAGAGATGGCGAGAAAACTCATGAAGATGGGTGCCGAAATTTTGGCTGTTCCGGCAGAGTTTCCGGCAGAGAGAATAGAGCACTGGAGAACCTTGCTGAGAGCGAGAGCTATAGAAAATCAGTTCTACGTTTTGGGAGCAAACTGCGTCTCTCCAGACGGTTTTTACGGTGGAAACTCGATGATAGTTGATCCAATGGGAAACGTCGTGAACGAAGCGGGGAATTTGCAGGAGATAATTATCGGAGAGGTAAATCTTGAGTATGTCAGGAGGGTTAGGGAGGAATACCCCTTTCTGAAGGATCTCGATTCGATCCCGTGA
- a CDS encoding ThaI family type II restriction endonuclease has protein sequence MGDRENVVNERNVDPLIQLFKNNPTVLELLGKLWEALYVEGSTPDIGKRREHIIRTMLEEEFGLRVIEAPPMEREWDFSVVVGGEERRYSLKTTEKITTVKVAWNGFPSIERARKFVFKYPIMYVTGDRESKKISIYVFEVEDIETLRWEMGDNIWWIPKGGNPRGFGLNTQAIRSLIKKAEEKENFVTVNYKSVDITKIRDKYWKIWYNVLKKLVLEEG, from the coding sequence ATGGGTGATCGGGAGAATGTTGTAAATGAGAGAAATGTAGACCCTTTAATCCAACTTTTTAAGAACAATCCAACTGTACTTGAGTTATTGGGAAAATTGTGGGAGGCACTCTATGTTGAAGGTAGTACGCCGGATATTGGAAAAAGAAGAGAACATATTATACGAACTATGTTGGAAGAAGAATTTGGACTTAGGGTTATTGAAGCTCCACCAATGGAAAGAGAATGGGATTTTTCGGTAGTAGTTGGAGGAGAAGAAAGAAGATATAGCCTTAAAACTACAGAAAAAATAACCACTGTAAAAGTTGCATGGAACGGTTTCCCGTCGATAGAGAGGGCACGAAAATTTGTATTCAAATATCCGATTATGTACGTAACTGGAGATCGAGAAAGCAAAAAAATTTCGATTTATGTTTTTGAAGTTGAAGACATCGAAACATTAAGGTGGGAAATGGGCGATAACATCTGGTGGATTCCTAAAGGAGGAAATCCAAGAGGATTTGGACTTAATACGCAAGCAATCAGAAGTTTAATTAAAAAAGCTGAAGAAAAAGAGAATTTTGTAACAGTAAATTATAAATCAGTAGATATAACTAAAATTAGAGATAAATACTGGAAAATCTGGTATAATGTTCTAAAAAAGTTGGTTTTAGAAGAAGGTTAA
- a CDS encoding acyl-CoA dehydrogenase family protein has protein sequence MDFELTQEQKDIQRAAREFAQAEFTPERGREYDEKEEFPFDLWKKACELGFIGVHFPEEYGGAGLGYLENVLIAEEFCRADSTIGSAIILSDFSSEVIMKFGSEEQKEEVLPKVASGKAITAGCYTEPEAGSDLTAIRTKAEKDGDEWVINGTKTFITNAPIADYFVVLAVTDPNAQPRYRGFTTFLVRKNAEGLKINKITGKFGIRSSPTAEVSFKDVRVSEEDVIGQLNRGFYQVLEFFDGSRIEIAAQAIGIAQGALDKTISYVKQRKQFGQPIGAFQALQHRIADMAAQLEACRLLVYKAAWKYDRGEIDPALTSMAKYYAGKLAVRICDEAIQMHGGYGYIAEYDVERFYRDAKITEIYEGTKEIQLNTIAKGLLGKL, from the coding sequence ATGGATTTCGAACTCACGCAAGAGCAAAAGGATATTCAAAGAGCAGCAAGAGAGTTTGCTCAGGCGGAATTCACTCCGGAGAGAGGAAGGGAGTACGACGAAAAGGAAGAATTTCCTTTTGATCTCTGGAAAAAAGCCTGCGAGCTCGGCTTTATAGGCGTGCACTTCCCTGAAGAATACGGAGGAGCTGGGCTCGGATATTTGGAGAACGTTCTTATCGCTGAAGAATTCTGCAGGGCTGACAGCACAATAGGAAGTGCGATAATTCTCTCTGACTTCTCCTCAGAAGTTATAATGAAGTTCGGTAGCGAGGAGCAGAAAGAAGAGGTTCTGCCGAAGGTGGCGAGCGGAAAAGCCATAACAGCTGGCTGTTATACTGAACCGGAAGCCGGGAGCGATTTAACTGCTATAAGGACGAAAGCTGAGAAAGATGGAGACGAGTGGGTGATTAACGGGACGAAGACGTTCATAACGAACGCTCCCATAGCCGATTATTTCGTCGTTTTGGCTGTAACCGATCCGAACGCTCAGCCGAGGTATCGTGGCTTTACGACGTTTCTCGTGAGGAAAAACGCTGAAGGTTTGAAGATAAACAAGATAACTGGAAAGTTCGGGATTAGGAGTTCTCCTACAGCCGAAGTTAGCTTTAAGGATGTTAGAGTAAGTGAAGAAGACGTAATCGGACAGCTCAACCGCGGATTTTATCAGGTTCTCGAATTCTTCGACGGGAGCAGAATAGAAATAGCTGCTCAAGCTATAGGAATAGCTCAGGGGGCTTTAGACAAAACGATTAGCTACGTGAAGCAGAGAAAGCAGTTTGGACAGCCGATAGGAGCTTTTCAGGCTTTGCAACACAGAATTGCCGACATGGCTGCACAGCTCGAAGCTTGCAGACTCTTGGTTTACAAAGCTGCTTGGAAGTACGACAGGGGCGAAATCGATCCAGCTTTAACGAGCATGGCTAAGTACTACGCTGGAAAGCTTGCCGTTAGAATATGCGACGAAGCGATCCAAATGCACGGTGGTTATGGATATATAGCTGAGTACGACGTGGAGAGATTTTACAGAGACGCGAAGATCACCGAAATCTACGAAGGGACGAAGGAGATTCAACTCAACACAATTGCGAAAGGTTTATTGGGTAAGTTGTAA
- a CDS encoding amidohydrolase family protein, with protein MIVDFHVHVYEKPWHPWVMEYLKRMNPGFDFEMSKENLLKILDDAEVDYAVILAEDAPAVTGVVTNEFVAKFCEGEEKLIPFASLNPKTSTVEDLERAYELGCRGLKLLPSYMFFYPNDREVYKFYEKAAELKMPVMFHTGTSVFKNVRQKYADPIYLDDVATDFPDLKIILAHSGRGMWYEKAFMLARIHENVYLEISGLPPKRLLYYFPRIEEVEDKVIFGSDFPGANIKENIRIIKSLPISKRAKEKILGINAAKILGLKSK; from the coding sequence ATGATCGTGGATTTCCACGTTCACGTTTACGAAAAGCCTTGGCACCCTTGGGTTATGGAATATCTTAAGAGAATGAACCCCGGTTTTGATTTCGAGATGAGCAAAGAAAATCTGCTTAAAATCTTAGATGATGCTGAAGTTGATTACGCTGTTATTCTTGCCGAAGACGCTCCGGCAGTTACTGGAGTCGTGACGAACGAATTTGTGGCTAAATTTTGCGAAGGTGAAGAGAAGTTGATTCCTTTCGCTTCCCTCAATCCAAAAACTTCTACCGTCGAAGACTTGGAAAGGGCTTACGAGCTTGGGTGCAGGGGTTTAAAGCTTTTGCCTTCCTACATGTTCTTCTACCCTAACGACAGAGAAGTCTACAAATTCTACGAAAAAGCAGCGGAATTGAAAATGCCGGTGATGTTTCACACGGGCACCTCTGTTTTTAAAAACGTGAGGCAGAAGTATGCGGATCCGATTTACTTGGACGACGTAGCCACGGACTTCCCGGATTTAAAAATAATTTTAGCTCATTCTGGAAGAGGAATGTGGTATGAAAAGGCTTTCATGCTCGCAAGAATTCACGAAAACGTCTACCTCGAAATTTCCGGCTTGCCTCCTAAGAGGTTGCTCTATTACTTTCCGAGGATAGAGGAAGTTGAGGACAAGGTAATTTTCGGCAGCGACTTCCCCGGAGCGAACATAAAAGAGAACATAAGGATAATAAAGTCCCTTCCGATAAGCAAAAGAGCTAAGGAGAAGATTTTGGGAATTAACGCAGCCAAAATTCTCGGATTGAAAAGTAAGTAA
- a CDS encoding MgtC/SapB family protein: MEEIQALILATIFGGIVGYERMKVHKPAGLRTHMLVALGSCLFMIISTKFFGDPARIASGVVSGIGFIGAGTIIAERRETTKIVGITTAASLWVTAAIGMSVGMGEYGIAAITTLLTFLILQLKRVEKD, translated from the coding sequence ATGGAGGAAATTCAAGCTTTAATCTTAGCCACGATTTTCGGAGGAATTGTCGGCTACGAGAGGATGAAAGTTCACAAGCCGGCAGGACTGAGAACGCACATGCTCGTAGCCCTCGGCTCTTGCTTATTCATGATCATCTCGACGAAATTCTTTGGAGATCCGGCAAGAATAGCAAGCGGAGTTGTTTCCGGGATAGGATTCATTGGAGCCGGTACGATAATTGCTGAGAGGAGAGAAACAACTAAAATCGTTGGAATAACCACCGCTGCGAGTTTGTGGGTTACCGCAGCGATAGGCATGAGTGTGGGGATGGGAGAATATGGGATTGCTGCGATAACGACGCTGCTAACCTTCCTGATTCTTCAGCTTAAGAGAGTTGAAAAGGACTAA
- a CDS encoding cobalamin B12-binding domain-containing protein, whose product MERPIKVLVAKVGLDGHDRGAKVVARFLRDAGFEVVYTGLHRTPQEVAMAAVQEDVDVVGISIHSGAHKELVPKVIKYIKEFGGNPEEMVILVGGIIPEDDFEELKKAGVDGIFIPGTPIQEIIDFIKKAVAEKRKAVAKK is encoded by the coding sequence ATGGAGAGACCGATCAAGGTTCTCGTCGCCAAAGTTGGATTGGACGGTCACGATAGGGGGGCTAAAGTCGTTGCGAGATTCTTAAGAGATGCTGGCTTCGAAGTCGTTTACACCGGCTTACATAGAACTCCGCAGGAAGTGGCGATGGCAGCGGTTCAGGAGGACGTTGATGTTGTTGGGATATCCATTCACAGCGGAGCTCACAAGGAGCTGGTGCCGAAGGTAATAAAGTACATCAAAGAATTTGGAGGAAACCCAGAGGAGATGGTAATACTCGTTGGAGGAATAATCCCCGAAGACGACTTTGAAGAGCTGAAAAAAGCTGGAGTTGATGGTATCTTCATCCCCGGAACACCGATTCAGGAGATAATAGATTTTATAAAGAAAGCCGTAGCTGAGAAGAGAAAAGCGGTGGCTAAGAAATGA
- a CDS encoding helix-turn-helix transcriptional regulator → MKESWSEFSESVEKSREYHKRYHIAVNNKVRRKILKLIKEGKSYDEILEELGISEEDFEYHLKILEWGFCIVRDGKKLELTKEGEVVDYIGE, encoded by the coding sequence ATGAAGGAAAGCTGGAGCGAGTTCAGCGAAAGCGTTGAGAAAAGCAGGGAATACCACAAGAGGTATCACATAGCGGTGAACAATAAAGTTAGGAGGAAAATTCTGAAGCTTATAAAGGAAGGGAAAAGTTACGACGAAATTTTAGAGGAGCTGGGGATAAGCGAGGAGGATTTTGAATACCACCTAAAAATTCTTGAGTGGGGTTTTTGCATAGTTAGAGATGGGAAAAAGCTTGAGCTCACGAAGGAAGGGGAAGTTGTAGATTACATAGGTGAGTAA
- a CDS encoding type II restriction-modification system DNA methyltransferase: MRKKTRTSSFGVQGRVSHDSKPFYSRKLYKNNNFPNPTPADLIENPVPPELLDNIILGDAREVLKNLPKNCIHLMVTSPPYNVGKEYDEDLTLGEYLDFIEEVMKEVYRVLVWGGRVCFNVANLGRKPYIPLHAYLIERFEKIGFLFRGEIIWDKGDAVSGASTAWGTWQSAVNPVLRDQHEYIIVLSKGSFKREKGNKEDTISREEFLEFTKSVWKFPPESAKRVGHPAPFPEELPYRCIQLFTFKGDVVLDPFVGSGTTCVAALKTGRHFIGIDIEEKYVEIAKRRIKEIKATKKLTEYFS; the protein is encoded by the coding sequence ATGAGAAAAAAAACTCGAACAAGCAGTTTCGGAGTTCAAGGAAGAGTCAGTCATGATTCAAAACCGTTTTATTCAAGAAAATTATATAAGAACAACAACTTTCCAAATCCGACGCCTGCTGATCTTATTGAGAATCCCGTCCCACCCGAACTATTAGATAATATAATATTAGGCGACGCTCGTGAGGTCTTAAAGAACCTTCCTAAGAATTGTATTCATTTAATGGTTACTTCTCCGCCTTACAATGTAGGGAAAGAGTATGACGAAGATTTAACTTTAGGTGAATACCTCGATTTCATCGAAGAGGTTATGAAAGAGGTTTATAGAGTTCTTGTTTGGGGTGGACGTGTCTGTTTTAATGTTGCTAATTTAGGTAGAAAACCATACATCCCCCTACACGCCTATTTAATAGAAAGATTTGAAAAAATAGGGTTTCTTTTTAGAGGCGAAATTATATGGGACAAAGGAGATGCTGTCAGCGGTGCTTCAACAGCTTGGGGAACTTGGCAATCAGCCGTAAATCCCGTATTAAGAGATCAACACGAATACATTATCGTTTTGTCTAAAGGTAGCTTTAAAAGAGAAAAAGGAAACAAAGAGGATACTATTTCAAGAGAAGAATTTTTAGAGTTTACTAAAAGCGTTTGGAAATTCCCACCCGAGTCAGCAAAAAGAGTTGGTCACCCAGCTCCTTTCCCTGAGGAGTTGCCGTACAGATGTATACAACTCTTTACGTTTAAAGGAGATGTTGTCTTAGACCCATTTGTTGGTAGTGGTACCACATGTGTCGCTGCACTAAAAACCGGAAGACATTTCATAGGAATAGATATCGAAGAAAAGTACGTTGAAATTGCTAAGCGAAGGATAAAAGAAATAAAAGCTACAAAAAAGCTTACAGAATACTTTTCTTAA
- a CDS encoding helix-turn-helix transcriptional regulator, which produces MEKGMDILKTLTSTPSKLRILELLKSEKDLAEISESIGKAKQTVVSHLKALIELGLVERDGEIYKLSKIGELVYKKLLDDVRFFEVIANLRDFLKEHDVSPVPDGLLSRIHMLHSGEVFVKDNPYEFHREWLNILLKSSWIYGLASVYHTEFPRLFNELSEKKEVRLIVTEDVFEKVKGLSERELNEFLKRGEMFVCKNVKLTFVVAEKGFTMNLYRDSYDASQILVCKTKDAVKWGLELFRHYLTQSRKVEL; this is translated from the coding sequence ATGGAAAAGGGAATGGATATTCTTAAAACTCTGACGTCCACACCTTCAAAGCTCAGGATACTTGAATTGCTGAAATCTGAGAAAGATTTGGCTGAAATTTCCGAAAGTATCGGAAAGGCAAAGCAAACTGTTGTGTCGCATTTAAAAGCTCTGATCGAGTTGGGACTTGTAGAAAGAGACGGAGAGATCTACAAGCTATCAAAGATAGGAGAACTCGTTTACAAAAAGCTCTTGGACGATGTTAGGTTCTTCGAAGTCATCGCCAACCTGAGGGACTTCTTGAAAGAACACGATGTCTCTCCAGTCCCCGATGGTCTGCTGAGCAGAATTCACATGCTTCACTCTGGAGAGGTTTTCGTTAAAGACAACCCCTACGAGTTTCACCGGGAATGGCTGAACATCTTGCTGAAATCAAGCTGGATTTACGGTTTGGCATCTGTGTATCATACAGAGTTTCCAAGGCTGTTTAACGAGCTGTCAGAGAAAAAGGAGGTTAGGCTGATTGTAACCGAAGACGTATTTGAAAAGGTTAAGGGGTTGAGTGAAAGAGAGTTGAACGAATTTTTAAAGAGGGGAGAGATGTTCGTGTGCAAAAACGTTAAGTTAACCTTCGTTGTTGCTGAAAAGGGTTTTACGATGAATTTATACCGAGATTCGTACGACGCCTCTCAGATCCTCGTATGCAAGACGAAAGATGCGGTGAAATGGGGTCTGGAGTTATTCAGGCACTACTTAACTCAATCAAGAAAGGTTGAATTATGA
- a CDS encoding methylmalonyl-CoA mutase family protein yields MEDELKKKEIERIRKKREEWEKNCLQPFLEKAGERDYPFETLSGIEVKRVYDPEDIAHIDFVRDIGYPGEFPFTRGVYPTMYRGRLWTMRQFSGFGTAEDTNRRWKMLLKEGQTGLSTAFDFPTLMGLDSDDPLADGEVGKVGVAVDTLKDFEILFDGIPLDKISTSFTINPPAAIILAMYTAIGDMQGVPRDQLRGTIQNDMLKEFHAQNTIVLPPEPSVKIIVDIFEWGIENVPKFNLISISGYHIREAGSTAVQELAFTIADGMAYVEAAMERGIDVDRLAPQLSFFFNAHNNFFEEIAKFRAARRMWAKIMRDEFGAKNPRSWWMKFHVQTAGCTLTAQQPLNNIVRVTIQAMAAVLGGCQSLHTNSFDEAWALPSEEAVRVALRTQQIIAYESGIPDTIDPLAGSYYVEWLTDKMEKLAWKYIEEIRKMGEGSVLQGVLRGIENGFFVKEISNAAAKYQKEVEEGRRIIVGVNKFTIKEKLKIPILKVDPEVQRRQIERLKKVKAERDNEAVKEALEWLRNAAENDENVMPPILEAVKNYATVGEIMGVLKEVYGTYRKPIII; encoded by the coding sequence ATGGAGGATGAGCTGAAGAAGAAGGAGATCGAAAGAATTAGGAAGAAGAGGGAAGAGTGGGAGAAAAACTGTTTGCAACCGTTTTTGGAAAAGGCTGGCGAAAGAGACTATCCTTTCGAAACGCTCTCTGGAATTGAGGTAAAGAGGGTTTACGATCCTGAAGATATCGCTCACATAGACTTTGTCAGAGATATCGGTTATCCGGGAGAATTTCCCTTTACGAGGGGAGTATATCCGACGATGTACAGGGGAAGGCTCTGGACGATGAGACAGTTCTCCGGATTTGGAACGGCTGAAGACACGAACAGGAGATGGAAGATGCTTCTTAAGGAAGGTCAGACGGGATTGAGCACAGCTTTTGACTTCCCCACTTTAATGGGTTTGGACAGCGACGACCCTCTTGCTGACGGAGAAGTTGGTAAGGTTGGAGTGGCTGTAGATACTCTAAAAGATTTCGAAATACTCTTCGACGGAATTCCCCTCGACAAGATATCGACCTCCTTCACGATCAATCCGCCGGCTGCGATAATTCTGGCTATGTATACAGCTATAGGCGACATGCAGGGTGTTCCGAGGGATCAGCTGAGAGGAACTATTCAGAACGACATGCTTAAAGAGTTCCACGCTCAGAACACGATAGTCCTTCCACCGGAGCCTTCCGTCAAGATAATCGTGGACATATTCGAGTGGGGTATTGAAAACGTTCCGAAGTTCAATCTCATAAGCATTTCCGGATACCACATAAGAGAGGCTGGCTCTACAGCCGTTCAGGAGCTTGCTTTCACGATAGCGGACGGAATGGCTTACGTTGAGGCTGCCATGGAAAGGGGAATCGATGTGGATAGGTTAGCTCCTCAGCTGAGCTTCTTCTTCAACGCCCACAACAACTTCTTCGAAGAGATCGCCAAATTCAGGGCGGCGAGAAGAATGTGGGCTAAGATAATGAGAGACGAGTTCGGAGCTAAGAATCCGAGGTCTTGGTGGATGAAGTTCCACGTGCAAACAGCTGGATGCACTTTAACGGCTCAGCAGCCTTTGAACAACATAGTCAGAGTAACTATTCAGGCTATGGCGGCTGTTTTAGGAGGCTGCCAGAGCTTGCATACGAACAGCTTCGACGAAGCTTGGGCTTTGCCGAGTGAAGAGGCTGTTAGGGTAGCTCTGAGAACTCAGCAGATAATAGCTTACGAGAGCGGTATTCCAGATACTATCGATCCCCTTGCGGGAAGCTACTACGTTGAGTGGCTTACGGACAAGATGGAGAAGCTCGCTTGGAAGTACATCGAAGAGATAAGGAAAATGGGTGAGGGAAGCGTTTTGCAGGGAGTTTTGAGGGGGATAGAGAACGGATTCTTCGTCAAAGAGATTAGCAACGCTGCGGCGAAGTATCAGAAGGAGGTCGAAGAAGGCAGAAGAATAATCGTCGGAGTTAACAAGTTCACGATAAAGGAGAAGCTGAAGATTCCGATCCTCAAGGTCGATCCGGAGGTGCAGAGGAGGCAGATCGAGAGGCTGAAGAAGGTTAAGGCTGAGAGGGACAACGAAGCCGTCAAAGAAGCTTTAGAATGGTTGAGAAACGCCGCCGAAAATGACGAAAACGTCATGCCTCCGATACTTGAAGCTGTGAAGAATTACGCTACGGTCGGAGAAATTATGGGAGTTCTCAAGGAGGTTTACGGAACTTACAGAAAGCCTATCATCATCTAA